The following are encoded together in the Arcticibacterium luteifluviistationis genome:
- a CDS encoding Ig-like domain-containing protein codes for MRLSTITLLILLSSKLVFSQAVTPFTCESFAYLFQNSPTDIIQVDLQTGNTTEVASNLFGEDVSAGYNRADNFIYLNGKKTGNLYKVDKNWNYTTYNLGINTGLYNADIDANGIMYMYKGNSTSIIRYDLNVDPPAQISSLTTTKTGIADYAFNPIDGFLYGVDSRGRVYQFNPATGARTLTTTVTDLDRQTYGAVYFDANGTLYLNGNSNGKIFTVSHSTLTTGSPSNAVFFSQATKSGTNDGARCVTAPLCKVGDTAPNLSSTSISNDCGETSVNLGTISADNTPDGTVLTWHSGTPPSNGNKLSDLNITSSGTYYATFYDAENDCYSASNTSFTVTIVAVPTIPTALSASPSSICEGGSSNLTGTCSLGTINWYQNNTSGTLVGTGSPLSVSPSSTTNYVATCKSTSPNCESSPSSAITITVNPKPTPPSITAGNTQICLGNSTKLTATGCSGTVTWSSGDTGASVTVSPGVTTDYTATCTNTTTSCVSTNSNTVTVTVVPSSGVTISIDKNTICAGETINLLMSNCTGIISWFEVGNPVPIGNTASLSQNPSSTTAYNALCDASQAAYCSSSSSNIDVIVNAVSSAPSISITGNSTICTGETTTLAATGCAGTVSWSNSQTGTSITVSPSVSPTTYTATCTVNGCTSPSSTGVDVTVNPIPDAPSGISPVNICSGDSSPLNGTCSGTSTLTWYESALALPPIILPLVQIQLRAVLVQIQIPLRLRLFQVLELLSPLTKTLFVLERQ; via the coding sequence ATGAGACTATCTACCATAACACTTCTGATACTTTTATCCTCGAAACTAGTGTTCTCGCAAGCAGTAACACCTTTCACTTGTGAATCCTTTGCCTATTTATTTCAGAATAGCCCAACTGACATTATACAAGTAGATCTACAAACTGGAAATACCACAGAAGTTGCTAGCAACCTTTTTGGCGAAGATGTTTCTGCCGGATATAATAGGGCAGATAATTTCATTTATTTAAATGGAAAAAAAACCGGAAACCTTTATAAGGTAGATAAAAACTGGAACTATACCACATATAACCTTGGAATCAATACCGGCTTATATAATGCTGACATTGATGCCAATGGCATCATGTATATGTACAAAGGGAACTCTACCAGTATTATACGTTATGATTTAAATGTAGATCCACCTGCTCAGATTTCAAGTTTAACTACCACTAAAACAGGGATTGCCGATTACGCTTTTAATCCTATAGATGGTTTCTTATATGGTGTAGACAGCAGAGGACGAGTTTATCAGTTTAACCCAGCAACGGGTGCAAGAACATTAACTACCACAGTTACTGACCTAGACAGGCAAACCTATGGAGCGGTTTACTTTGACGCTAACGGAACGCTTTACCTAAATGGAAACTCGAATGGTAAAATATTTACGGTTAGCCATAGCACTTTAACTACTGGTAGTCCATCAAATGCCGTTTTCTTCTCTCAAGCTACCAAATCCGGGACCAATGATGGAGCCCGATGTGTAACCGCTCCTTTATGTAAAGTAGGCGATACAGCACCAAACTTAAGTAGTACCAGTATTTCAAATGACTGTGGAGAGACTAGTGTAAATCTTGGAACTATCTCTGCCGATAATACACCAGATGGAACTGTTCTTACTTGGCATTCAGGAACTCCACCAAGCAATGGCAACAAGCTATCAGACCTTAACATTACCAGTAGTGGAACATACTATGCTACATTCTATGACGCAGAAAATGACTGCTACAGTGCATCGAACACTTCTTTCACTGTCACTATAGTAGCAGTACCTACCATTCCTACAGCTTTAAGTGCTAGTCCTAGCAGCATTTGCGAAGGAGGCTCAAGCAACCTCACCGGAACCTGCAGTTTAGGTACTATTAATTGGTATCAAAACAACACCTCTGGAACACTTGTGGGAACTGGAAGCCCATTATCTGTTAGTCCAAGCTCCACTACCAATTATGTTGCTACTTGTAAATCAACTTCACCTAATTGTGAAAGTTCACCATCTTCAGCCATAACTATTACAGTAAACCCAAAACCTACTCCACCATCAATTACCGCAGGAAACACGCAAATATGTCTAGGAAACAGTACTAAACTTACCGCTACAGGATGTAGTGGAACTGTTACTTGGTCTAGCGGAGATACAGGAGCCAGCGTGACCGTCAGCCCTGGCGTTACCACCGATTATACTGCCACTTGTACAAATACAACTACGAGCTGTGTTAGTACAAATTCAAATACCGTTACGGTTACGGTTGTTCCAAGTTCTGGAGTTACTATCTCCATTGACAAAAACACTATTTGTGCTGGAGAGACAATAAACTTATTAATGTCAAATTGTACAGGTATCATATCTTGGTTTGAAGTTGGAAATCCAGTTCCTATTGGAAACACAGCAAGTCTTTCTCAAAACCCTTCAAGCACCACAGCATATAACGCTTTATGCGACGCTTCACAAGCCGCTTACTGCTCTTCTTCAAGTTCCAATATTGACGTTATAGTAAATGCTGTATCTAGTGCTCCTAGTATTTCAATCACGGGCAACAGCACTATTTGTACTGGTGAAACTACAACCTTAGCAGCTACAGGTTGTGCAGGAACAGTGTCATGGTCAAATTCACAAACAGGTACTTCCATAACCGTGAGTCCATCAGTATCACCTACAACCTATACTGCAACATGTACTGTAAACGGATGTACAAGCCCTAGTTCTACTGGTGTAGATGTAACTGTAAATCCAATACCAGACGCACCAAGCGGAATATCTCCTGTCAATATTTGTTCAGGTGACAGCAGCCCTCTAAACGGAACTTGCTCTGGAACAAGTACATTGACATGGTATGAGTCAGCCCTGGCGTTACCACCGATTATACTGCCACTTGTACAAATACAACTACGAGCTGTGTTAGTACAAATTCAAATACCGTTACGGTTACGGTTGTTCCAAGTTCTGGAGTTACTATCTCCATTGACAAAAACACTATTTGTGCTGGAGAGACAATAA
- a CDS encoding HupE/UreJ family protein: MQEFLIYLKLGYQHITDLKGFDHILFIVALCAISSLKQWKSVLILITAFTLGHSITLALSTTGLIKVNPEFIEVLIPVTILITCIVNFFHKFKKSIYTEPKNKKFIRYLIASLFGLIHGLGFSNYLRSLLGSESSIIKPLFAFNLGLEFGQIIIVIGVLLLNFLMIIILDLRRKTWNLILSGIVFGMTLMLIINSL, translated from the coding sequence ATGCAGGAATTTCTTATTTACTTAAAACTTGGTTATCAGCACATAACAGATTTAAAAGGCTTTGACCATATTCTTTTCATTGTGGCTCTTTGTGCCATCTCTTCCTTAAAACAATGGAAAAGTGTTTTAATTTTAATTACTGCTTTTACACTAGGCCATTCTATTACACTGGCCCTTTCTACTACAGGTTTAATCAAAGTAAACCCAGAATTTATTGAGGTTCTCATTCCTGTAACCATACTTATTACTTGCATTGTCAACTTCTTTCATAAGTTCAAAAAAAGTATTTATACTGAACCTAAAAACAAGAAATTCATTAGATACCTCATTGCTTCCCTTTTCGGTTTAATCCATGGTCTAGGCTTCTCAAACTATCTTAGAAGTTTACTCGGAAGCGAAAGCAGCATTATCAAACCCCTCTTCGCTTTTAACTTAGGCTTAGAGTTCGGTCAAATCATTATTGTCATAGGAGTATTACTACTCAACTTTCTAATGATAATTATCTTAGATCTAAGAAGAAAAACATGGAACTTGATTCTTAGCGGAATAGTCTTTGGCATGACCCTTATGTTGATAATTAATAGTTTATAA